The proteins below are encoded in one region of Thioalkalivibrio sp. K90mix:
- the petA gene encoding ubiquinol-cytochrome c reductase iron-sulfur subunit, whose translation MANQGVNRGRRRFLVAATSVVGGAGVVAVATPFLASLQPSARAQAAGAPVEFDVTEVEPGQRVSIEWRGQPIWIVRRTDEMLEGLSQVTDRLRDPDSENEAQQPEYAQNEHRSIKPEILVLIGICTHLGCSPSFRPEIGDPGMGSDWQGGWLCGCHGSRFDMAGRVYRNMPAVDNLEVPPHHYITDNLLLVGEDEDGGAV comes from the coding sequence ATGGCAAACCAAGGCGTAAATCGAGGCCGTCGTCGGTTCCTCGTCGCTGCCACATCAGTCGTCGGCGGTGCCGGTGTCGTTGCGGTCGCGACTCCGTTCCTGGCGTCCTTGCAGCCTAGCGCTCGCGCTCAGGCAGCAGGGGCCCCGGTCGAGTTCGACGTGACCGAGGTCGAGCCCGGCCAGCGCGTCAGCATCGAGTGGCGGGGACAGCCGATCTGGATCGTGCGGCGTACCGACGAGATGCTGGAAGGTTTGTCCCAGGTGACCGATCGCCTGCGCGATCCGGACTCCGAGAACGAGGCCCAGCAGCCGGAATACGCGCAGAACGAGCACCGCTCGATCAAGCCGGAAATCCTGGTGCTGATCGGGATCTGCACCCACCTCGGGTGCTCGCCGTCGTTCCGCCCGGAGATCGGTGATCCCGGTATGGGTTCCGACTGGCAGGGCGGCTGGCTGTGCGGTTGCCACGGTTCCCGCTTCGACATGGCCGGCCGCGTCTATCGCAACATGCCGGCAGTCGACAACCTGGAGGTGCCGCCGCACCACTACATCACGGACAACCTGCTGCTCGTGGGTGAAGATGAAGACGGAGGAGCTGTCTGA
- a CDS encoding Nif3-like dinuclear metal center hexameric protein, producing MIERDVLMQALNEELQPERFRDYCPNGLQVEGRAQVRRIVSGVTASLALVEAAIADGADTILVHHGYFWKGEPEVVTGMKRERLRRLLEHDINLVAYHLPLDAHPELGNNTQLANRLGFAIEGVLREDGVGQYGRPAAEVSGADLRDHISAVLGRECLWVPGGERPIRRLAWCTGGAQSLLMEAAAQGVDAYISGEISEQTTHEARESGVHYFAAGHHATERYGAPALGEWCAERFGLEHRFIDIDNPA from the coding sequence GTGATCGAACGTGACGTATTAATGCAGGCCCTGAACGAAGAGCTCCAGCCGGAGCGCTTTCGCGACTATTGCCCGAACGGGCTGCAGGTGGAGGGACGGGCCCAGGTGCGCCGCATCGTCAGCGGGGTGACGGCTTCGCTGGCGCTGGTCGAGGCCGCGATCGCGGACGGGGCCGACACGATCCTGGTGCATCACGGCTATTTCTGGAAGGGCGAGCCGGAGGTGGTCACCGGCATGAAGCGCGAACGCCTGCGCCGGCTGCTGGAGCACGATATCAACCTGGTGGCCTACCACCTGCCGCTGGACGCGCACCCGGAGCTGGGCAACAACACGCAGCTGGCCAATCGCCTCGGGTTCGCGATCGAGGGCGTGCTGCGCGAGGACGGCGTGGGCCAGTACGGGCGCCCCGCCGCCGAAGTGTCGGGGGCGGACCTGCGCGACCACATCTCGGCTGTGCTGGGGCGCGAGTGTCTGTGGGTGCCGGGCGGCGAGCGGCCGATCCGGCGGCTTGCCTGGTGCACCGGCGGGGCGCAGTCATTGCTGATGGAGGCGGCGGCGCAGGGCGTGGACGCCTATATCAGTGGCGAGATCTCCGAGCAGACCACCCACGAGGCGCGCGAGAGCGGGGTGCACTACTTCGCCGCCGGACATCATGCGACCGAGCGCTACGGGGCGCCTGCCCTGGGGGAGTGGTGCGCCGAGCGCTTCGGTCTGGAGCATCGGTTTATCGACATCGACAACCCCGCTTGA
- a CDS encoding trypsin-like peptidase domain-containing protein, producing the protein MVNFSRFLLQAALTGVAIAVVVAVFFPHVLDRDRAERAELQVATPLSTTNGAAVSYADGVERAAPAVVNIMTSRVLDTPGILDLHEFFGQPMPPGDTEQASLGSGVIMTDRGHILTNHHVIEEADAIAVVLPNGDAHPVEIIGIDPDTDLAVLRIRTDEVAVATVGHSRDLRVGDVVLAIGNPFGVGQTVTQGIVSATGRNQLGINTFEDFIQTDAAINPGNSGGALINAKGEVIGINTAIFSRSGGSHGIGFAIPVDLARDVMTEIIEQGYVARGWLGIEVQAMNRELADSFGLDAPRGVLVAGILRDGPAQEAGIEIGDAITHLNGDAVNSPREALNVIARTDPGADLSIKLLRDGEEVELEASVAQRPI; encoded by the coding sequence ATGGTGAATTTCTCGCGTTTCCTGCTGCAAGCCGCCCTGACCGGCGTGGCGATCGCCGTAGTCGTCGCCGTGTTCTTTCCCCATGTGCTCGACCGCGACCGGGCCGAGCGGGCGGAGCTGCAAGTCGCCACCCCGCTTTCCACGACCAACGGGGCCGCGGTCAGCTATGCCGACGGGGTCGAGCGCGCCGCGCCGGCCGTGGTCAACATCATGACCTCGCGCGTGCTCGACACCCCTGGCATCCTTGACCTGCACGAGTTCTTTGGCCAGCCCATGCCCCCGGGCGACACCGAGCAGGCCAGCCTGGGCTCCGGTGTAATCATGACCGATCGGGGCCATATCCTGACCAATCACCACGTGATCGAGGAGGCCGACGCGATCGCCGTGGTCCTGCCCAATGGCGACGCCCATCCGGTCGAGATCATCGGCATCGACCCCGATACCGACCTCGCCGTCCTGCGCATCCGTACCGACGAGGTGGCAGTGGCCACGGTTGGCCACTCCCGCGACCTGCGCGTCGGCGACGTCGTACTCGCGATCGGCAACCCCTTCGGCGTCGGGCAGACCGTGACCCAGGGGATCGTCTCCGCCACCGGGCGCAACCAGCTCGGGATTAACACCTTCGAGGACTTTATCCAGACCGACGCAGCGATCAATCCCGGCAACTCCGGTGGCGCGCTGATCAATGCCAAGGGCGAGGTCATCGGCATCAACACCGCGATCTTCTCGCGCTCCGGGGGCTCGCACGGCATCGGCTTCGCGATCCCGGTGGACCTCGCCCGTGACGTGATGACCGAGATCATCGAACAGGGCTATGTCGCCCGCGGATGGCTGGGGATCGAGGTCCAGGCGATGAACCGCGAACTGGCTGATTCCTTCGGGCTGGATGCCCCGCGCGGAGTGCTGGTCGCCGGCATCCTGCGGGACGGCCCCGCCCAGGAGGCCGGCATCGAGATCGGCGACGCGATCACCCATCTCAATGGCGACGCGGTCAACAGCCCGCGCGAAGCCCTGAATGTCATTGCACGAACCGATCCAGGCGCCGACCTGTCGATCAAGCTCCTGCGCGACGGCGAGGAAGTCGAACTCGAGGCGAGTGTCGCCCAGCGTCCGATCTGA
- a CDS encoding copper resistance D family protein has translation MAWLSALAGVDAWTVAMMLVMAGFYAGALLAAGAVLFRLAFPDLPDPERQAASRLGAIAAWVAIALALIEWPLQAGYLGGGNGAAAVDPMLLGMVFEGAQGTQLILAVSGLLLVQAILLDARRLPGLGHGLSLGGVLLVMLAFVQVGHTVDEPRWLLGSLLVVHLLAAAFWVGSLWPLYRLARHPPGGADAVRILDRFGRVAVFGVGLLVLAGVVLAALLLGGVTPLLTTGYGQFLIGKVLVVALLLLLAASNKWRLVPAFERGEPRAPQRLRRSIAMEIGLVGLVLLVTAILTTVSSPANG, from the coding sequence GTGGCCTGGCTGTCCGCACTAGCCGGGGTGGATGCCTGGACGGTCGCCATGATGCTGGTGATGGCCGGGTTCTATGCCGGCGCACTGCTGGCGGCCGGCGCGGTACTGTTTCGCCTGGCGTTTCCGGATCTGCCTGATCCGGAGCGGCAGGCGGCCAGTCGCTTGGGCGCGATCGCGGCCTGGGTCGCGATCGCGCTGGCCCTGATCGAGTGGCCGCTACAGGCCGGGTATCTCGGCGGTGGCAATGGTGCCGCCGCGGTCGATCCGATGTTGCTAGGGATGGTGTTCGAGGGCGCCCAGGGGACCCAGCTGATCCTTGCCGTGAGCGGTTTGCTGCTGGTGCAGGCAATCCTGCTGGATGCCCGGCGGCTGCCGGGGCTTGGGCATGGCTTGAGTCTTGGGGGTGTGTTGCTGGTTATGCTGGCCTTTGTGCAGGTCGGGCACACGGTCGACGAACCCCGATGGCTGCTGGGCAGCCTGCTGGTGGTCCACCTGCTGGCGGCGGCCTTCTGGGTTGGGTCGTTGTGGCCGCTGTATCGCCTGGCGAGGCACCCACCTGGCGGAGCGGATGCCGTACGTATCCTGGATCGCTTCGGTCGGGTGGCGGTGTTTGGTGTGGGCCTGCTGGTGCTCGCGGGTGTTGTGCTCGCTGCGCTGCTGCTCGGCGGTGTCACACCTCTGCTCACGACCGGTTACGGGCAGTTCCTGATCGGCAAGGTCCTGGTCGTCGCGCTGCTCCTGCTGCTGGCGGCGTCCAACAAGTGGCGCCTGGTGCCGGCCTTCGAGCGGGGCGAGCCCCGGGCCCCGCAGCGCCTCCGGCGCAGTATCGCGATGGAGATCGGGCTGGTCGGGCTGGTGCTGCTGGTTACGGCCATACTGACCACGGTCAGTTCCCCGGCCAACGGGTAG
- a CDS encoding copper resistance CopC family protein: protein MMTIRTRNTLRSALAALLLAFAAPLMAHEGEMGQVPEDGSTVQGTPEEIGIHFDGAMRITQFDVIGPQGRVSLENEPGSDPTEEYHVKPAGSMEPGNYEVRWRGLARDGHMMSGTFRFTVED, encoded by the coding sequence ATGATGACGATTCGTACCCGCAATACACTGCGTTCCGCCCTTGCGGCCCTGCTGCTGGCTTTTGCCGCTCCCCTGATGGCCCACGAGGGCGAGATGGGCCAGGTCCCGGAGGACGGTTCCACGGTGCAGGGCACTCCGGAGGAGATCGGGATTCACTTCGATGGCGCGATGCGCATCACCCAGTTCGATGTCATCGGCCCGCAAGGGCGCGTGTCCCTGGAGAACGAGCCGGGCAGTGATCCGACCGAGGAATACCACGTGAAACCGGCCGGCTCGATGGAGCCCGGCAACTACGAAGTGCGCTGGCGTGGTCTGGCCCGCGACGGCCACATGATGTCCGGGACCTTCCGCTTTACGGTCGAGGACTGA